AGCAGACGGCATCGCCTTCGCGCCCGGCCGGGGCGGCGTCGTCGCCGTCCTTCTCGTGTCGCTGTTCGCCGCCTGGCTGGAAAAAAAGCTCCATCGCCATATTCCGGACATGTTCGACCTCTTTGCGACGCCCCTCATTACAGTCCTCCTTTCCACCTTCGCGGCCCTCTGCATCTGCCAGCCCGTCGGCGGCTGCATATCCGAGGCCATCGGCGCGGCGGCGACGGAGTCTATCCGTTCCGGCGGAGCCGTCACGGGCTTCCTGTTAGGCGGAGCCTTCCTGCCCATGGTCATGGCCGGCGTGCACCAGGGCCTCACGCCGATTCACGCCGAGCTGCTGGCCCGCTACGGCGTGACGATTCTCCTGCCCGTCCTGGCCATGGCCGGCGGCGGACAAGTCGGAGCGGCCCTAGCCGTATATGCCAAGACGAAAAACAAAGGGCTGCGCAAAACCATCGCCTCGGCCCTGCCCGTCGGCATCATGGGCGTCGGCGAGCCCCTCATCTACGGCGTCACCCTGCCCTTAGGCAAGCCCTTTATCGGAGCCTGCATCGGCGGAGCCTGCGGCGGCGCCGTCCAGGCCTACTACATGGTCGGCTCGGCAGCCTTAGGAATTTCCGGCCTGCCCCTGGCGGCCAGCACCGATAATATTCCCATCTACCTGCTCGGCCTGGCCGTATCCTATGCCGTCGGCTTCATCGCCGCCTGGATTCTCGGCTTCGATGACCCCGAGCCATAAGGAGGAACGACATCATGAAAACGGGAATCTCCCTGTACCCGGGCCTGCACGGCACGGCAGAAGAACATTTGGCATTACTGGAAAAGGCCGCCGACGCAGGCATAAGCCGTGTGTTTACGTCCCTGCATATTCCCGAAGCAGACACTGCGGCGCTGCGCCGGGAACTGCGCGCCCTGCTGCAGACGGCACGGCGGCGCGGCCTGGACGTCGTCGCCGACGTATCGCCCCAAACGGCGGCCATCCTCGGCGCCGACAGCCTTCAGCCGCAGCAGCTGCGGGAACTGGGCATCACGACAGCCCGCCTGGACTACGGCTTCGACGTGCGAAAAACGGCCTTATTCAGCCGCATCATGTCCATCCAGCTCAACGCCTCGACGGTACAGCCCGAGTATTTAGACGCCCTGCGCGACGCCGGCGCAGACTTTTCCCGCATCGACTGCCTGCACAATTTCTATCCCCGGCCTCATACGGGACTGAGCGAAGCCTTTTTTACCGCCCAGACGGCGTGGCTCCAGCGGGAAGGCCTGTCTGTCGGGGCCTTCATTCCCAGCCAGCACGGCCGGCGCGGGCCTTTATTCGAAGGGCTGCCGACGCTGGAAGACCACCGCCGCCTCGACGTCAGCCTGACGGCCCGTCATCTGGCCGCCTTAGGCGTCCAGTCGGCCTTCATCGGCGACGGCCAGCCGTCCGACGCGGAGCTGGAAGCCCTCGCCGCGGCGGGCCGCGAAGAGAAGGGCGTCGTCGTCTTAAAGGCCCGCCTCTGCAGCCGCGAGCCCTGGGTCCGCGATTTCCTGTCCTATACCTTTACGTCCCGCCTGGACCCGTCCCGCGATATGATACGGACGCAGGAAAGCCGCTCTCATGCGAGCGGCTCCATTGTAAGAGACGAGGCTTGCCCCCGCCGCGGCCTGCGGCGCGGCGACGTAACCATCGACACGGATATGTACTTGCGGTACCGGGGAGAAATGGCGATTATGACGGCCGACGCCGAAGAAGACGACAAGACGATGATCGCCGCCCAAATCCTGCCAGAAGAACGGTTTTTGCTGAACTATATCACGCCGGGGCGGCGATTCCGCTTAGAATTCGTCCGCTGATCAGGATTTGCAGTTCAGCAGCACGACGGCTCCCAAAATACAGGCGATACCGCCGAGGCCGGCCGCCGTAAGGAGTTCGTGAAATACGGCGACGCCGACGAGGGTCGACGTCAGCGGTTCGACAGACGCCAGGATAGACGCTTTCCCCGCTTCCATCTTATTGAGCCCCAGCGTATACAGGCCGAAGGGCAGCGCCGTCGACACGACGCCCAGCAGGACGAACAGAGCCGCCGCTTCGGGCACTGCCAGGACGACAGCGGCAATCTGTCCGGCATGGCTGAAACCGATAAGCCCGGCCGCGGCGACGACAAAGGTCCACGTCGTCACGGCAAAGGGCGTGTATTTCGCCAAAGCATAGCGGGCAAAAATCGAATACAAGGCGTAGCCGAAGCCGGCTCCCAACCCGGCCAGGACGCCGGGAACGTTGACCTTCCCTACGCCCAGCCCGCTGACGAGGACGCACCCGGCAAAGGCCAGGACCAGGCACAGGGCTTTCACCGGCGTGAAGGCTTCTTTAAACAACAGGACCGACAGGACCATGACGATGCTCGGCGCGGTGTACAGCAAAATGGCCGCCATGGACAAGGTCGTCAGCTGGATCGCCGTGAAATAGCAGATGTTGAAAAAGACGATGCTGCACAGGCCCGTCCCCAGGAACATCCATATGTCCCGCTTGGCAATGGCCAGCTCTGACGACCTCGTGCTGGCCATGAACAGCACCATGACCACTGCCGTCACAAAGGAGCGGCCGAAGGCAATCTGGACCGGCGAAAATCCCAGCGCCGCCAGCTGACGGGAAAAAATCCCGATGACGCCCCAGCAGATGCCGGCGGCGATAATAAAAAACGGCGCCGTCTTGCCGTCAAGTCGTATAGTCATAGTCCATCCCTTCTTTTCCCTTTGTTATGCGTTTCATAGTAAAAGACTTTCGTCTCATTGTCAATACGCTGCCATAAGCGCTCCGCTATCGCCGCGCGCCTATGGCATGGTATACTACATGTATATGCACGATGTATAGTCACGGTATCTGCTTCGCCGATACCGCCTCTGCCGCCCTGCCTGCGCAGGAGAAAGGAGATACCTCTCATGTCCGCATCATCATGGAAACGAGCGGCCATACGCGCCGCCATCTGCATCACCCTCAGCACAGCCGCCGCACCGGCCGCGCCAGTCCAGGCCATTAACCTCGGCGCCATCGGCACGATCATCGGAGCCGGCGTACAGTACGCCAGCCTGAATAAGCAGCTCAGCTATCTGGACAACGAAGGGCGCGACGAATTCATGGAACAGGTCAAGGCCCAGTACGGCGTCAATTACGACCCGCAGGCCAACGCCATGACGGCCCGCGTCATGGAAAACCTGTCCCGCTCCGTCGCGGCCATCGACCCGTCCATCCTGGATAAGCCGTACAATTATTTCGTCAACAACGACACGTCCTTCAACGCCTTCTGTACCATCGGCCACAACATGAGCGTCAACATCGGCCTCTTTGAGCCCCTGAACTACAACGAAAACGAAGTCGCCTTCGTCCTGGCTCACGAAATGGGTCACGGCCAGGAAAACCATCCCATCGAAGGCGTCAAGAAATCCATGCCCCTCGATTTACTGGCATCGCTGGCCGGAGCCAACGGCAGCGCGGCCCAGCTCGGTTCAGCTATCTTGTCGCAAATCGGCACGGCTAACCTGGTCACCAAGCCCATGGAAAAGGAAGCGGACAAGCTGGCCTTCGAATACGCCGTCGGCGCAGGCTACAACCCCGGCGCGGGCGCCGCCTTATGGCAGCGCATGCTGGAAAAGGGCGGCTCCGTCAAGACGAGCGGCGTCATGGAGCTGTTCAACGACCATCCGACCAACGTCAGCCGCCGCGACACGTACAGCAAGACCCTAACGAAATGGAGCAACAACGTCGTCAAGGTCGACGCCGAAACGGGCATGATTTCCATCCGCGGCAAGGAATGGTTCGCCCCGGCCGATACGGCTTCTATGAGCGGCCGGGAACAGGCCTACCTAGTTGCCGGCAACCTGGCCGCCGTCTACCATCAGAACAAGCGGCCGACGGCCTCCGTCCATACACAGGGACAGATGCTCTACGTCGGGCCCCAGCCTATTGCCGACCTGAGCGCCGAGCCGGACCCAGCCGCCGTGACGGCACGCCTGCAGGCCCTGCTGTAATCGGCATAACACAGTATCTTTTATTTTCCCTGCCTAAATGATACAATAGCAGGCAGGAGGAATCACACTTATGGATCATGAAATGAAATTAGCCGTCCTCATCGACGCGGAAAATATTTCCAATAAGTACATTGACGTCATCTTATCGGAAGCCAACAACTTAGGCGACGTCATATACAAGCGCATTTACGGAAACTGGACGACACCGCAGATGGCCTCGTGGCGCAGCACCATTCTGGACAACGCTATCCAGCCCGTGCAGCAGTACAGCAACACGACGCGCAAGAATTCGTCCGATTCGGCCCTCATCATCGACACGATGGACCTGCTGTATCAGAGCCATCTCGACGGCTTCTGCATCGTATCGTCGGACAGCGACTTTACCCGCCTGGCATCGCGCCTGCGCGAATCGCAGAAATACGTTCTCGGCATGGGCGAAAGCAAGACGCCCCGCTCCTTCATCTCGGCGTGCAACAAGTTTCTGTATTTAGACGTCCTGCTGGAAGAAGCGGAAGAAAACGAAAGCGAAGAAGCTAAGCCTGTTTCAACGCCGGATACGGCCGTAGCGGCCCAGCCTTACGTACTGGCTCACGAAAAAACGCCGGGCAAGGATTTCCTGACCATCAAGCAGGCTCTCATCAAGCTGACCGAAGAAAACTCCGACGACAACGGCTGGATTTTTTCCGGCACCCTGGGGAATTTGCTGAGCAAGCAGTTCTCCGACTTCGACGTGCGCAACTTCGGCTACAAGAAATTTGTCCCCTTTATCGAATCGCTGAAGCTGTTCGACGTAAACACCATTACGGACGACAAGAACAAGACGGTAAAGCACAATTACTTCCGCCTCAAGTCGCAGACGTCGTACCGTCCGGCCCGCTCGTCCCATCCGTATCACAAGAATTACCGCTAATACGGCGAGGTACAATGGAACGGCCCATCCCGTTCCATGGCACCTCGTTTTTCCTATCGGCCTGCTCCCTTGGAAATACAGACGAAAGGAAGGGTTCCCATGTCTGACGAACAAATGCAGAAAACGCTCGAATCGCTGTCCCGAAAGCATCCGAACCGGCCCATCGCCGTGACGGCCGATTTGGCCAACGACAACTTAAACAGCATTTGCCGCCTGTCCCTGGCATGGATCAGCGACGGCAGCGTCCACGGTCTCACCTTCTTGATCAAGCCGCCGACGGACGAGTTTACGTGCCGCAAAATCACGGCCGACATGGTCGCCGACTGCCAGCCCTTCGCCGACGTCTGGGACGGTGAAATCAAGATATTGCTGAAAAACGCCGTCCTTTCGGCGTATTCGTCAGAACAGCTCTTCCTGGCCATCAAGGCCAGCTACGAAGCCAGCGGCAAGCCCTTTTCCATGGAAGACGCCTACGTCCGCGACCTGAAATTTCTCGCCGCGGCCTATATTGCCGACTTGGAAAACTTTTCTTTTTTATCGATTATGCATTACATGAACATTTCTGTAGACCTGGACAATTCCCTCAGCCGGGCCATGGCCTGCGCCTGCGGCATGAACTGGATGGAAAATCTGTATCCCATCGGCAACTACGGGCTGCCCCTGTCGGCCGTCATGGCCGGCGCGCTCCACGAACCGACGGAGGAAGAAACGCAGCGAAAGGCTGAGGCGCACAAAACACTAGAACAGGCCGCTCACTATATGCAGCGCCTCTTCCTACCCTTCGTCCTGCTGTGCCTGATTCTGGCTGGCTACTATCTATACTCGCTGCAGGAAAACGCCAAGACTCACGTCGACTTTTCGCAGTACTCGTCAGTCAAGGCCGTGCCGCCGGAGCAAAAGCCCTCCTTTCCAGCCATCGAGACGAATAAAGAGTACCTGATGCTCCGCGGCACCTACATCGTCTGCGACGCCGGGACTATTCCAGAATTTCTCGACGCCTTTCAAAACCACGACGTCGAGCTGATTCGCCAGATGGTGCGCTCCGACGAGGTCATCGTCTTTATGAATCCGACGCGCGTAAAATCACTGAGCCCGGCCGATGAAAAAGGCTTCGTCCTCGTAAAAATCCTCGGCGGCGAATACGACGGCGCGACGGGCTACGCCCACAGCATGATGCTGGAATAAGACTGTACTTCACATACCGACATACGCCCTCTTTATAGAAAGGACACGATATTGATTATGAAGCACTCTCCTATAGTTACGTTTCTAAAAGGCTTGATCGTCGGCGGAACGATGCTCGTTCCCGGCGTCAGCGGCGGCTCCATGGCCATCGTATTAGGCATATACGACAAGCTCATTCACGCCGTCAGCGCCCTGACGCGGCTCGATAAGGCCTCCTTTTTCTTTCTGTGCGCCTTCTCCGCCGGCGGCGGCCTCGGCATCATCGCCTTCGCCAAGCCGCTGCTTCACTTCATGGAAACGTATCCTATTCCCACGTCGTACTTCTTCCTGGGCGCCGTAGCCGGCAGCGTCCCTATTACCTTCCGCCAGGGAAATATCTCCAGACTGTCAGCTAAGGCCGTCCTGTATATCCTCTTGGGCGTGGTCATCGTCGCTTTGTTCGCCGCCGCGCCTATAGACGGGCTGCACGCCCAGACGGAGGTCGGCTTGTTCTTCCTCATCCTGTGGATCGTGACGGGCTTCGTCGCCTCCATCGCCCTCA
This region of Megasphaera stantonii genomic DNA includes:
- a CDS encoding M48 family metallopeptidase, producing the protein MSASSWKRAAIRAAICITLSTAAAPAAPVQAINLGAIGTIIGAGVQYASLNKQLSYLDNEGRDEFMEQVKAQYGVNYDPQANAMTARVMENLSRSVAAIDPSILDKPYNYFVNNDTSFNAFCTIGHNMSVNIGLFEPLNYNENEVAFVLAHEMGHGQENHPIEGVKKSMPLDLLASLAGANGSAAQLGSAILSQIGTANLVTKPMEKEADKLAFEYAVGAGYNPGAGAALWQRMLEKGGSVKTSGVMELFNDHPTNVSRRDTYSKTLTKWSNNVVKVDAETGMISIRGKEWFAPADTASMSGREQAYLVAGNLAAVYHQNKRPTASVHTQGQMLYVGPQPIADLSAEPDPAAVTARLQALL
- a CDS encoding NYN domain-containing protein; this encodes MDHEMKLAVLIDAENISNKYIDVILSEANNLGDVIYKRIYGNWTTPQMASWRSTILDNAIQPVQQYSNTTRKNSSDSALIIDTMDLLYQSHLDGFCIVSSDSDFTRLASRLRESQKYVLGMGESKTPRSFISACNKFLYLDVLLEEAEENESEEAKPVSTPDTAVAAQPYVLAHEKTPGKDFLTIKQALIKLTEENSDDNGWIFSGTLGNLLSKQFSDFDVRNFGYKKFVPFIESLKLFDVNTITDDKNKTVKHNYFRLKSQTSYRPARSSHPYHKNYR
- a CDS encoding PTS transporter subunit EIIC; translation: MTDKELAEQLLAAVGPAERIVHAYNCMTRLRLHVKDGGIPAEEIKKIPGVLGVNKSGDEWQIVLGPGKATKVTKEFKALLEKDSATPKSDGGTISSLAQAASVGDGKELHDAIQKKNATPAKLALKKISAIFVPIIPAFIACGLITGLLNVALKIEPSWAASPIAQMLAVAGSAAFFGLNIFVGINAVKTFGGSPMLGGVLAAVMSHPSLASISADGIAFAPGRGGVVAVLLVSLFAAWLEKKLHRHIPDMFDLFATPLITVLLSTFAALCICQPVGGCISEAIGAAATESIRSGGAVTGFLLGGAFLPMVMAGVHQGLTPIHAELLARYGVTILLPVLAMAGGGQVGAALAVYAKTKNKGLRKTIASALPVGIMGVGEPLIYGVTLPLGKPFIGACIGGACGGAVQAYYMVGSAALGISGLPLAASTDNIPIYLLGLAVSYAVGFIAAWILGFDDPEP
- a CDS encoding MupG family TIM beta-alpha barrel fold protein, which encodes MKTGISLYPGLHGTAEEHLALLEKAADAGISRVFTSLHIPEADTAALRRELRALLQTARRRGLDVVADVSPQTAAILGADSLQPQQLRELGITTARLDYGFDVRKTALFSRIMSIQLNASTVQPEYLDALRDAGADFSRIDCLHNFYPRPHTGLSEAFFTAQTAWLQREGLSVGAFIPSQHGRRGPLFEGLPTLEDHRRLDVSLTARHLAALGVQSAFIGDGQPSDAELEALAAAGREEKGVVVLKARLCSREPWVRDFLSYTFTSRLDPSRDMIRTQESRSHASGSIVRDEACPRRGLRRGDVTIDTDMYLRYRGEMAIMTADAEEDDKTMIAAQILPEERFLLNYITPGRRFRLEFVR
- a CDS encoding DMT family transporter translates to MTIRLDGKTAPFFIIAAGICWGVIGIFSRQLAALGFSPVQIAFGRSFVTAVVMVLFMASTRSSELAIAKRDIWMFLGTGLCSIVFFNICYFTAIQLTTLSMAAILLYTAPSIVMVLSVLLFKEAFTPVKALCLVLAFAGCVLVSGLGVGKVNVPGVLAGLGAGFGYALYSIFARYALAKYTPFAVTTWTFVVAAAGLIGFSHAGQIAAVVLAVPEAAALFVLLGVVSTALPFGLYTLGLNKMEAGKASILASVEPLTSTLVGVAVFHELLTAAGLGGIACILGAVVLLNCKS
- a CDS encoding DUF368 domain-containing protein; the protein is MKHSPIVTFLKGLIVGGTMLVPGVSGGSMAIVLGIYDKLIHAVSALTRLDKASFFFLCAFSAGGGLGIIAFAKPLLHFMETYPIPTSYFFLGAVAGSVPITFRQGNISRLSAKAVLYILLGVVIVALFAAAPIDGLHAQTEVGLFFLILWIVTGFVASIALILPGISVSYLLYLLGVYDQILLAISSLSFSLLIPLGGGVIAGIVATTKLLEKAMSRYPQATYLIILGFVLGSMWELFPGVPTDLLSLVSAVVPLAAGFAVIYTLSKQELS